The genomic stretch GCTCCTGATAACATTCAGTATGCAATACAAAGGGCAAAAAGTAGGTTAATAAGATTTGGATATAAAACAATACTTCTGAGACGTTTAGTAACTTGTGTGTGAGTGCATATATATGTTAAACAACGTTTCGAAAATAAATACCATATACTGAACCATTGCTGGAAAGGTGCGCTTTAAATACATTTTCgcagtaaaaaaatcaaacacgaTTACAATGTTAAGAGATGCTGACAAGCATGCATGCTCGACCCCATTAGTCAAAGAGTTTACATAAACTTTTCACATTTGCAGTTGTGCAGTTCAATGGCCGTTAGCCCCAACGGTATCATTGGTCGCTCTACCCAGACCAGACAGCAGTACTCTTGTCATGAATGTTGCAGCAGTAACCGTTGCAATGAGCATCTATGTGCGCATAGAAAACGTATGTATTGTTACTTATAAAAGCAACGAACATTGCAGCTGTTAtgaattatacatattttatctGGCAGCTATATTTAGCTTCGTTGTAAATCATAAGACTCGCAAAgaattaattatgttattttggtttcgaacataatttatttcaaattatacgACAAATTCAGACTCAAATACTAGTTCCATAAGTAATTAAAGCTGAAATATGCCTCTCAAGTCGAGTCCGAATTAATCTCTAATATTTACAACTAACGGTTTGTTGTATGGTAAAACACATGTTAACccatatgtattaatttttaatgtattattacaCACATAAATATTGAACATCCGATTTAAGCCACAGCTTGCATCGACGACGAAACACTTGACTGTGCCCGTCTGAACTCCATTTTCCAAGTTTGTGCTGATGTTCATCAcgccaaaactacttgtccaaAGTTTTGCGGACTTTGTAACCTTGGTAAGAAATATTTTGCCCCACATACATTAGTTTTTTATAAGATAGATATACAATTATAAATcgaatattttaatatgttttaataatgaGTGTATTTATTATGAGATACATTCACCATAAGATTAAAgtgtacaaatatatattttaatgtgttttttaaatataattatactatGCACATTAATTCATGCTtcccgatggtttatagagaagtATAAGTGAACGAAAACTGACAAGTAACTGTTCCAATCAGTGAAAATCAACagtgttttactgtgaaatgacgtcgtttttttacgaaatgacctCATtcttccagcgaaattctccagctTAAaactttttcaatataaattaacggttaaaaagtatgaaattaaaagaaaattttaaCTGTATCTGTCTACAGTGGATGGAAACTGGGGAAATTGGGGAGAGTGGGCTACATGCTCCGTATCGTGTAGTAACGGAACGAAAACCCGCACACGGACTTGTTCAAACCCGTCCCCTTCCAACAATGGACTTAACTGCACCGGGCCAGGTGTTGagtcaaaactgtgttcaaaccAGCTTTGTCCGGGTATGaatattttaaagcattgttTACATTTCGAAATTCATTGTTTCATAATAAATATGATGACGATCAATTGCAATACATGCCTTTTGTAAAACAATTCAaaccaaatttattttaaaacattaaatgaaaagaCTGTGCAATTAAGGGATTtagttgtaaaatattattttttaagtacacGGCAACTGGTCAGATTGGTCCCTCTGGTCAAATTGCTCAGTTGCTTGCAACGTTGGGGTGAGAAAGAAGACAAGAACCTGCACGAATCCTAAACCAGATCGATCAGGGAATGATTGCGTCGGTGAATCTATCGAATATACAGTATGCCTTAATGAACCCTGCAGCGTCATTGGTAAGTATCCGATTTCGATTGAATTATAATGCAAATTAAGTCCGAAATATGAAACTATTTACTAGTATAATCTGatgtaaaaaaatgcatatgttcTAAATAGATGGTGGGTGGTCTACGTGGGGTTCGTGGCAGAGCTGCTCAGTCTCATGTGGAGTAGGTCGCAAGCTAATGAGCAGGACCTGTACTAGCCCGAGTCCAACTCTATACGGAAAAGCTTGTGAGGGAAACTCCGACGCATTTGACGTTTGTGTCAACACACCATGTGAGTAAAAGAGTATGCTCAAAATTATACGAAGTATTGTAATACTTGTGAGGGCGACTATCATTATTGTGTATGTCATGTGTATGATCATGTGAATACGAaggtacaattaaaaaaatctgtttaaattgCTGCGTAAGTTCTTATATGTAAacttaattatcattaatatttcgcatgtgcattggccttgcaCTGTAGATGACCCaaattgaaattggggtcactaggtcaaaggtcatggtcactgtaaCACACTAAGtatgaaatcgtttccgatcaataactcgtcaactgttTCACCGATTGTCTTTGTACTTCtcgtgtgcattggcctttgacagtagatgacccctattgaaattggggtcactaggtcaaagatcatggtcactgtcacaataagtgggaaaatcgtttctgatcaataacgcgtcaacgaatcgaccgattggcttgatacttcccatgcgcattggcctttgacagtagatgacccctatcgaaattggggtcactaggacaaaggtcaaggtcaatgtcaaaataagtgtgcacagtgtttccgatcaataactcatcaatgaattgaccgatttgctcgatacttcacatgcgcaatggccttggacagaagatgacccctatcaaaattggggtcacaaaATCACAGCCCTGTTTGGAGGGGgtggggcatatgtctccgatcGCGGAACTCTTCTTTTAATAAGATTTTAACCTAGAAATAACGAAAACTTCAGTTGAATGATTGACAAgcaaaaacaaaatcataattcACATTGTAATCATCGAAATATATTTAACCAAGTAATGCCACGCTGTACTCAAACTCTTAAATTAAATGTGCATGAAATTACTAACATACATAAAATGTTAACACTCAAAACTGACGTTATGGCACGCGATGGTTTAGGCGCTGCACTTCTGAGCAACGTTTATGTTTTCTGTGTGTACAATTTAAAACTTCCCAATGACAACCTTTTCTTCTTTTGTTAGGACCGATTACagtttaaaaatctgcttcagaCACAAATTGAATCAATTCGATTAACTTACTAATCGTTACAACCCAACTTGACATAAGCTATACCTAAATAGTGTCCTCACATGTTGGTATCACATGATGGGGGAGTATCATTGACTGTGGCTTTAATGGTTTAATATTCAATAGTATTGATTACGCTTTTCGCATAATACATATATCTTAAATTAGAATCATAATATTTCATAGACGTAATTATAATAAACGAGTGCGATATTAAGCATTGATGTTTCGACAAAACGAGGCAGTACATTGTGGTCCTACATTTAGAATAACAGCTGCTACAATAAGCACAAGGGGGTTTTGCGATATTCAAACATCATAACACACATCCAAGAAGTGCTGATCATCCATAATTGTCCGATATAATTACGTCGGAATCAACCGCTCAATGATTGTTGCAAGCATCAAATGT from Dreissena polymorpha isolate Duluth1 chromosome 10, UMN_Dpol_1.0, whole genome shotgun sequence encodes the following:
- the LOC127847165 gene encoding coadhesin-like isoform X3; this encodes MNICLLIIAGILCAIGVSECIECFNCLNVTEPRTCTNTTQCSNSESCYLQTLHSGTEVRYDMGCQNNQLCSSMAVSPNGIIGRSTQTRQQYSCHECCSSNRCNEHLCAHRKPTACIDDETLDCARLNSIFQVCADVHHAKTTCPKFCGLCNLVDGNWGNWGEWATCSVSCSNGTKTRTRTCSNPSPSNNGLNCTGPGVESKLCSNQLCPVHGNWSDWSLWSNCSVACNVGVRKKTRTCTNPKPDRSGNDCVGESIEYTVCLNEPCSVIDGGWSTWGSWQSCSVSCGVGRKLMSRTCTSPSPTLYGKACEGNSDAFDVCVNTPCHAVAFHAYEINILSNNVNAFSSVIFNEGNAYNPRTGHFTAPVDGIYSFSVHMCVSTNNQIMFYIQKGSATMSGTVYLTNTYNYNYNNPSCTSASCSVKLTMNEHVWVMMGGRYTSAIYTGSGNSFTGMLIQEL